The Gossypium hirsutum isolate 1008001.06 chromosome A03, Gossypium_hirsutum_v2.1, whole genome shotgun sequence genome contains the following window.
ATGTTGAAAGAAACATTTTAGGAATTTAGCCTTTGTGCTTTTTGGTAAACATACGTGTAAAACTAAAAAAGTGAAGAGCTATTTATGTTGTTTTGCTATTTTTAAACGCTGCCTTGTTTGTTTTGTGCCTCTAGTCATAGCATGATATAGCTTTGAGTTCATCGTTTTTAAGAAACATTTTGAGATAAAAAGTACTATTGAGAAATAGTGCTAAACTGTTGAATtcgttttttttttattcaagccGATAACAAGCTAAACGACAACATTGAAAATTTACAAAGTTATAGGATTTTGAGAACAAGTTGGTGATCCCTTTACCAAACTCTTACAACatgtttggttcactgtaatagaATAAGATTGTAATTGaagagctgtaatggaatagcgctataatggaatagagctgtaatcagtaattcaattttttgattgaatggaatggaatagagctgtaatagcattcttttgtttggttgaatggaatagatgttgtaatagTATAAGGAAAAAGGCTTAAATGACCAACATatctttagcaaaatttttttaagtagataattattgttattgttattaaattttaagaaaattattattaaatatatttttattaaaaataataataaataatttaatcatattttaacataattattattaaatataatttaataaaataatatacaattcaataacattcttaatataattattatatgaattaaaaaatcatattatataatatttttaaaataatatataatctactttattatttttgaattgcaTTATAATTTAATGTGCTAAAAGCAGGAgagaagttaaaaaattattttaagggttaaaaatgaataattaatttataagagatcaaattataattttatcattatattaatttatgatttgataaaatttaaaaggtttttattacaaatttaccattttaggaGAGTCACGTCTTCATgactttattattataatataaattgaatttaatcgAAGGAATACCTTTGCATGATATCTATATGAGGAATATATTAAATCCAATCAATtataaaacttacaaaattatatttcaacaaaattatctgaaattcattaaaaataaaaaaagaaaaaagattattaaaaaaatcttagtatagaataatattaaaaactttgGATCGATATGTACATAtgaatacaaaaataaaacagtAATTATACCaatattttctttctcaaaattATTACATGCCAGAGAGATAGACTAATGGTTCTACTACGGAgctaccaattttttttttttcattttgtcaaattcatttttttgagcaaataaaatatagtattattaacatttaaacatggatattttaagaattttgtatataaaaatctcaaaaataatGAATAGACCTACACTAGGTACATCATACATATACTACTCAACACCTACAACCGAATGAATCCAAAAAACATAAATTGTAGATGGTGCAAATTATGTTGATCCTAGATAACAGCTTATTCAAAGTATACTTTGCATCTATGTCATCAATCTCTTCCTTCGTTTCAGCTTCATTGAGAGACTTTGATATTGATTCGAATAACTGCTTATTCAAAGTATACTTTTCACTGTTTTCAATCTTCAAACATTCCTCATCGTAAATTTTCTTTTGCTGCATCTGAAGCACACTCTTACGCTTCTGAAGGAGCAACCACATGTCTAATTATTTTATAATCCAAAGTACCTGAAAATAATGCAGTAAATAGAACTTGCTCTTGGATGTCACTTTCAGTATACCATCACAGTATAGAGACCATTATTATGGCTCGGCCATTGATTAAGGCATCTAAGCCACTCTCGACCCTTGGCACATAAgcaaaa
Protein-coding sequences here:
- the LOC121221141 gene encoding transcription elongation factor SPT6 homolog; translated protein: MNSYILFCKKRTKERSVKVSVLLNKIKKEYIMRFLELHHVEKFDVPFIAMYRKEQCLSLLDDFEQNEVENEDNDDVGQARQLKWHKKRKSVLQMQQKKIYDEECLKIENSEKYTLNKQLFESISKSLNEAETKEEIDDIDAKYTLNKLLSRINIICTIYNLCFLDSFGCRC